In Streptomyces sclerotialus, one genomic interval encodes:
- a CDS encoding SNF2-related protein: MPALSALSLDRIAALSRCAAVYVPGDPPRTGRIAFWRPDGEPLPDGFATDTMITEELTVALPSEGGRVVTREVPTLLMPVTVALPVLTRARASRTAHPAAAFWGAASLVALHLIARGRLLPGLSPAAHDAWRCGPLEPSDTLHVQELAAAIPPYAYATPLPGSTPVRLPEPERLLRSFLDAVADGLPRTPAAATAVGGPAYAATLPQHIPEQRAWAADVAAGHDAGVRLSLRIEICGLDDQEHGTGADTASCDLDTPSGDGTADSHDAATAPSGVPATRPRFTAVLQLHSLTDPALIADVSEVWAGDSPAGQAFGARARTDTLLTLRRAASAWTPLSPLLSAAVPDALELAEEEIGELLGPGARALAAAGVQVHWPKRFARSLSTRAVVGASDAADSTEPAPDRTESALPSLLSADALLSFSWRFAIGEHELSRAELDRLAEAGRPLVRLHDQWVLVAPEALRTAYERRDRKVAPMDALGAALTGTVDSGDGEQVEVRVSGPLRELRDRLADPERYEDDAPAQPAALAATLRDYQLRGLRWLHRMTSLGLGCCLADDMGLGKTITLIALHLHRQADPAAAGPTLVVCPTSLMGNWQREIERFAPGTPVRRFHAGRRDLTDLAGGEFVLTTYGTMRVDAGKLAGVDWGMVVADEAQHVKNPFSATARQLRTLSGRARIALTGTPVENNLSELWAILDWTTPGLLGPLSRFRARYAQAVEGGADPAAAERLARLVRPFLLRRRKSDPGIAPELPPKTETDRAVALTAEQAALYEAVVREGLADIAGTDGFTRRGLVVKLLTSLKQICNHPAQYLKEGSAEGQRTQRFAERSGKVELLDELLDTLLAEGASVLVFTQYVRMARLLEAHLAERGVATQLLHGGTPVARREELVRRFQDGDVPVFLLSLKAAGTGLNLTRASHVVHFDRWWNPAVEAQATDRAHRMGQTRPVQVHRVIAEGTVEDRIADMLTRKQRLADAVLGTGEAALTELTDAELAELVELRGGGR, encoded by the coding sequence GTGCCAGCACTCTCCGCGCTCAGCCTCGACCGGATCGCCGCCCTCTCCCGGTGCGCCGCCGTGTACGTGCCAGGTGATCCGCCGCGTACGGGGCGGATCGCGTTCTGGCGGCCGGACGGCGAACCGCTGCCGGACGGCTTCGCTACGGACACCATGATCACCGAGGAGCTGACCGTCGCCCTCCCGTCCGAAGGAGGCCGCGTCGTCACCCGGGAGGTGCCCACGCTCCTGATGCCCGTCACCGTCGCGCTCCCCGTACTCACCCGGGCCCGCGCCTCCCGCACCGCACACCCCGCCGCGGCTTTCTGGGGCGCCGCCTCTCTCGTCGCACTGCACCTGATAGCGCGCGGCAGGCTGCTGCCGGGACTGAGCCCCGCCGCACACGACGCCTGGCGGTGCGGCCCCCTCGAACCGTCCGACACGCTTCACGTACAGGAGCTGGCCGCGGCGATACCCCCGTACGCGTACGCCACGCCGCTCCCCGGGAGCACCCCGGTGCGGCTGCCCGAACCGGAGCGGCTGCTGCGCTCCTTCCTGGACGCGGTGGCCGACGGACTGCCACGCACCCCCGCGGCCGCGACGGCCGTCGGCGGCCCGGCGTACGCGGCCACGCTCCCGCAGCACATCCCTGAGCAGCGGGCCTGGGCGGCCGATGTGGCGGCGGGGCACGACGCCGGGGTCCGCCTCTCCCTCCGGATCGAGATTTGCGGGCTGGACGACCAGGAGCACGGGACCGGTGCGGACACGGCCTCGTGCGACCTCGACACGCCCTCCGGAGACGGCACGGCGGACTCCCACGACGCCGCCACGGCCCCCTCCGGCGTGCCGGCCACCCGTCCCCGCTTCACCGCCGTGCTCCAGCTGCACAGCCTCACCGACCCGGCCCTGATCGCCGACGTCTCCGAGGTGTGGGCGGGCGACTCCCCGGCGGGGCAGGCGTTCGGGGCGCGCGCCCGTACGGACACACTACTGACACTGCGGCGGGCGGCCTCCGCCTGGACGCCGCTGTCCCCGCTGCTCTCCGCCGCCGTGCCGGACGCCCTCGAACTCGCCGAGGAGGAGATCGGCGAGCTGCTGGGGCCAGGCGCGCGGGCGCTCGCGGCCGCCGGAGTGCAGGTCCACTGGCCCAAGCGGTTCGCCCGGAGCCTGTCCACACGTGCTGTCGTGGGCGCGTCGGACGCGGCGGATTCCACGGAGCCGGCGCCGGACCGTACGGAGTCCGCGCTGCCGTCCCTGCTGTCCGCCGATGCCCTGCTGTCGTTCAGCTGGCGGTTCGCCATCGGGGAGCACGAGCTGAGCCGGGCGGAACTGGACCGGCTGGCGGAGGCGGGCCGACCGCTCGTACGGCTGCACGACCAGTGGGTGCTTGTCGCACCTGAAGCGCTGCGCACCGCGTATGAGAGGCGGGACCGGAAAGTCGCGCCCATGGACGCGCTCGGTGCGGCGCTCACGGGGACCGTCGACAGCGGCGACGGCGAGCAAGTGGAGGTACGGGTTTCCGGTCCGCTGCGGGAGTTGCGCGACCGGCTCGCCGACCCGGAGCGGTACGAGGACGACGCGCCGGCGCAGCCCGCCGCACTCGCCGCGACGCTGCGCGACTATCAGCTGCGCGGCCTGCGCTGGCTGCACCGTATGACGTCGCTCGGCCTCGGGTGCTGCCTGGCCGACGACATGGGTCTGGGCAAGACGATCACGTTGATCGCGCTCCATCTGCACCGCCAGGCCGATCCGGCGGCCGCGGGTCCGACGCTGGTCGTCTGCCCCACCTCGCTGATGGGCAACTGGCAGCGGGAGATCGAGAGGTTCGCGCCCGGTACGCCCGTACGCCGCTTCCACGCGGGCAGGCGCGACCTCACGGACCTGGCGGGCGGCGAATTCGTGCTGACCACCTACGGGACGATGCGGGTGGATGCCGGGAAGCTGGCCGGAGTGGACTGGGGCATGGTCGTGGCCGACGAGGCCCAGCATGTGAAGAATCCGTTCTCCGCGACCGCACGGCAGCTGCGGACACTGTCAGGCCGGGCCCGGATCGCGCTGACCGGCACCCCGGTGGAGAACAACCTGTCCGAGCTGTGGGCGATCCTCGACTGGACCACACCGGGCCTCCTCGGCCCCCTGAGCCGCTTCCGTGCGCGTTACGCCCAGGCCGTCGAGGGCGGGGCGGATCCGGCCGCTGCGGAGCGGCTGGCCCGGCTCGTACGGCCGTTCCTGCTGCGCCGTCGCAAGTCCGACCCGGGCATCGCGCCCGAGCTGCCGCCCAAGACGGAGACCGACCGTGCGGTGGCGCTCACCGCGGAACAGGCCGCGCTGTACGAGGCGGTGGTGCGCGAAGGGCTGGCCGACATCGCCGGGACGGACGGCTTCACCCGCCGCGGCCTGGTCGTCAAGCTGCTCACTTCGCTGAAGCAGATCTGCAACCACCCCGCGCAGTACCTCAAGGAGGGCAGTGCCGAGGGGCAGCGCACGCAGCGCTTCGCGGAGCGCTCAGGGAAGGTCGAGCTGCTGGACGAGCTCCTGGACACGCTGCTCGCCGAAGGAGCGAGCGTGCTCGTCTTCACCCAGTACGTACGGATGGCACGGCTTCTCGAGGCGCACTTGGCGGAGCGTGGCGTGGCCACGCAACTCCTCCACGGCGGCACGCCCGTCGCACGGCGGGAGGAGCTGGTACGCCGCTTCCAGGACGGCGACGTACCGGTCTTCCTGCTGTCCTTGAAGGCCGCCGGCACGGGGCTGAACCTCACCAGGGCCTCGCACGTCGTGCACTTCGACCGCTGGTGGAACCCGGCCGTCGAGGCGCAGGCCACCGACCGCGCCCACCGGATGGGCCAGACCCGGCCCGTGCAGGTGCACCGCGTGATCGCCGAGGGCACGGTGGAGGACCGGATCGCCGACATGCTCACCCGTAAGCAGCGGCTGGCGGACGCCGTACTGGGGACGGGCGAGGCGGCGCTCACCGAACTGACCGACGCGGAACTGGCGGAGCTGGTGGAGCTCCGAGGGGGCGGACGATGA